In Paenibacillus sp. FSL R7-0345, a single window of DNA contains:
- the sigJ gene encoding RNA polymerase sigma factor SigJ has protein sequence MEIEELYSQYKKLMLMLAYQMTGTWSDAEDAVQDVFLKVYNVNPAGLAEEPKAYLCKMVVNRCRDLYKSARRRREYYVGEWLPEPIPTAESDPLHFIVRDELLSYAVLIMLEKLSPAERAVFVLREALGIEYGGIAEILGKSEVSCRKLFSRAKGKMGISAEEPDIAESDQEMWVRRFLSALAQDNTEQVISMLADDVVLISDGGGKVFAAVRPISQRDAVSKFLFGSFHKLYQQAEVQIEISRINGQTGIIFRVGEQVDSVALFHSSGHLIRSIYLIRNPDKLGHFNPSKSSEGR, from the coding sequence GTGGAAATAGAGGAATTATACAGTCAGTACAAAAAGTTAATGCTCATGCTGGCTTATCAAATGACGGGTACATGGTCCGATGCGGAAGACGCCGTGCAAGACGTTTTTCTCAAAGTCTACAATGTGAACCCGGCTGGCCTGGCCGAAGAGCCAAAGGCGTATTTGTGTAAAATGGTCGTAAACCGCTGCCGGGACCTGTATAAATCGGCTCGCAGACGGAGGGAATATTATGTCGGTGAGTGGCTCCCCGAACCCATCCCCACTGCGGAGTCGGATCCGCTCCATTTCATAGTCCGCGATGAGCTGCTGTCCTATGCGGTTCTGATCATGCTGGAGAAGCTGTCACCGGCAGAACGTGCGGTATTCGTTTTGCGTGAGGCTCTCGGTATCGAGTACGGCGGAATCGCCGAGATTCTCGGTAAAAGTGAGGTGAGCTGCCGGAAGCTGTTTAGCCGCGCAAAGGGGAAAATGGGTATCAGTGCTGAGGAACCTGATATTGCCGAAAGCGATCAAGAGATGTGGGTTCGCCGGTTCCTGTCCGCACTTGCGCAGGATAACACAGAGCAGGTCATTTCCATGCTCGCTGATGATGTCGTCCTCATTTCCGATGGGGGAGGCAAAGTATTCGCCGCCGTCCGACCGATCTCCCAGCGCGATGCCGTGTCCAAATTTCTGTTTGGATCTTTCCATAAATTGTACCAGCAAGCGGAAGTACAGATCGAAATCAGCAGGATCAACGGCCAGACCGGGATCATTTTCCGTGTGGGAGAGCAGGTCGATTCTGTGGCGCTGTTTCATAGCAGCGGACATTTAATCCGCAGCATTTATCTGATCCGTAATCCGGATAAACTTGGGCATTTTAATCCTTCAAAATCGTCGGAAGGGAGATAG
- a CDS encoding response regulator transcription factor, which yields MALADILVIEDNLELSNVIRDFLEADGYSVVTAPNAEEGLVLLESQAVKLLLLDIMLPGIDGFAVCRLAREKYNLPILIMSARHGDENKIIGLELGADDYLEKPFTIQLLIAKVKAHMRRSYEMNDNKQLLTDGNLLVNCTSMQVFLAGMPVTMTMKEYELLVLLLKNRGKVLRKEWLFERVWGADSFSEPSTLTVHINKLRDKIELNPKQPKRIVTVWGVGYKYEAV from the coding sequence ATGGCATTGGCTGATATTTTGGTGATAGAGGATAATCTGGAGCTGTCTAACGTGATCCGCGATTTTCTGGAGGCTGACGGTTACTCCGTAGTGACTGCTCCCAATGCCGAAGAGGGGCTGGTGCTGCTGGAAAGCCAGGCGGTGAAGCTGCTGCTGCTTGATATTATGCTGCCTGGGATCGACGGTTTTGCCGTGTGCCGGCTGGCCAGGGAAAAATACAATCTGCCCATTCTGATCATGAGTGCCCGGCACGGGGATGAGAATAAGATCATTGGGCTTGAGCTGGGGGCAGACGATTATCTGGAAAAACCGTTTACCATCCAGCTGCTGATTGCCAAGGTGAAGGCGCATATGCGCCGGAGCTATGAAATGAATGACAACAAACAGCTGCTCACTGACGGCAATTTACTGGTCAACTGTACTTCTATGCAGGTATTCCTGGCCGGAATGCCGGTGACCATGACTATGAAGGAATACGAACTGCTGGTGCTGCTGCTGAAGAACCGGGGCAAGGTGCTGCGGAAGGAATGGCTGTTTGAGCGGGTGTGGGGGGCGGACAGTTTTAGTGAGCCGTCAACCCTTACTGTACATATTAACAAGCTGCGGGACAAGATAGAGCTTAACCCGAAGCAGCCTAAACGGATCGTAACGGTGTGGGGAGTGGGCTACAAGTATGAAGCGGTTTGA
- a CDS encoding HAMP domain-containing sensor histidine kinase yields MKRFDRLILCTILIGITVIALYTGYGFMQAEDSGDKAYRIEVNRITREISDGREPGELKLDEYTYVRRVAWLEWDAAPEALTGFFDGTGVQNHAEYTVKPIFHGEEPAGYLRLEYGPGPSRSPLLLLTVILLSAVLVAVTGLLLYIRGQIIKPFHTIEELPYALSRGNLTQGMKESKSRFFGKFIWGLNLLRETLDRQKQTNLRLEKDRQTLIASLSHELKTPVAAIKLYSSALADGLYDNEDKRRASASLIGQKAGQIENMISSIISASVSSLQEAEVHVTEFYLKDWTRRVVEHYKERLALLKIHFDVAVPEDKLLLGDPEKLLEVMDNLLENAIKYGDGSLIRISFREEDYRQLIIIENAGEPVPVNELPHIFASFWRGSNSAGKQGNGLGLFICRQLLRKMDGDIYAEAYGEGMRFVLVVRY; encoded by the coding sequence ATGAAGCGGTTTGACCGGCTGATTCTGTGCACGATCCTTATCGGGATCACGGTGATTGCCTTGTATACCGGCTATGGCTTCATGCAGGCGGAAGACTCCGGAGATAAAGCATACCGGATTGAGGTCAACCGGATTACCCGGGAGATCAGTGACGGGCGGGAGCCCGGTGAACTCAAGCTGGACGAATATACATATGTGCGGAGGGTTGCCTGGCTGGAATGGGATGCAGCACCGGAGGCGCTTACGGGATTTTTTGACGGCACAGGCGTGCAGAACCATGCGGAGTATACGGTTAAGCCCATATTTCATGGAGAGGAGCCTGCAGGTTATTTGCGGCTGGAATATGGACCTGGCCCAAGCCGTTCACCGCTGCTTTTGTTAACAGTAATCTTGCTGAGTGCAGTGCTTGTGGCGGTCACCGGTCTGCTTCTCTACATCCGCGGGCAGATCATTAAGCCGTTCCATACCATCGAGGAGCTTCCTTACGCCTTATCCAGAGGGAATCTGACTCAGGGCATGAAGGAGAGCAAAAGCCGTTTTTTCGGCAAGTTTATCTGGGGCCTGAACTTACTGCGTGAGACTCTGGACCGGCAGAAGCAGACTAATCTGAGGCTGGAAAAAGACCGCCAGACCCTGATCGCCTCGCTGTCCCATGAGCTCAAAACGCCGGTTGCAGCGATTAAGCTGTACTCCAGTGCGCTTGCAGATGGGCTTTATGATAATGAAGATAAGCGCAGAGCTTCTGCCAGCCTGATTGGCCAAAAAGCGGGTCAGATAGAAAATATGATCAGCAGCATCATTTCCGCTTCGGTATCTTCCCTGCAGGAAGCAGAGGTGCATGTTACGGAATTTTACCTGAAAGACTGGACCCGGCGGGTAGTGGAGCATTACAAGGAACGTCTTGCATTGCTGAAGATTCATTTTGACGTGGCTGTGCCTGAAGACAAGCTGCTGCTGGGTGACCCGGAAAAGCTGCTTGAGGTAATGGATAATCTGCTTGAGAATGCGATTAAATACGGGGACGGCAGCCTGATCAGGATCAGCTTCCGGGAAGAGGATTACCGCCAGCTGATCATCATTGAAAACGCCGGCGAACCCGTTCCGGTTAACGAGCTGCCGCATATCTTCGCCAGCTTCTGGCGCGGCTCGAACAGCGCCGGCAAGCAGGGCAATGGCCTGGGCCTGTTCATCTGCCGGCAGCTGCTGCGCAAAATGGACGGAGATATATATGCTGAGGCTTATGGGGAAGGGATGCGTTTTGTGCTGGTGGTGCGATATTGA
- a CDS encoding FAD-dependent oxidoreductase, with protein MKTLTCVVIGAGYAGIHAVKEVRKWFKDQAGKYPLRLVLIDKNAFHLRKVLMFRPAVTNEEIRIPLTKLFPDGVELVQAIVSSIRAEEKKLMYVNPSGVEQEMNYDVLVVAAGSVIRQPDPEQGGIPLTSLENAQKIRSKWLRNLELAAAEIEPGERDRLLQIAIAGAGISGMETAAELAYYARKDAERLGLDPQAVKIDLYNANERLFPDGPAKVGLRLEHILRDIGITTLHNKRVIKEENGVLWLSDGERRPAGLCIWTLGLQPNPRISAIGVPVTSEGYVQVDDSYRVADMPGVYSIGDCARITDPVSGHVDGKTCKEAIPQAARLAKIILADLEGHQAPVHESYMNLFCIGLGPDKGLTWVNKWGLDFVITGKLSWKIKKYTWDTASMLTTT; from the coding sequence ATGAAAACATTGACATGCGTTGTTATCGGTGCCGGGTATGCGGGGATTCATGCAGTGAAGGAGGTCCGGAAATGGTTCAAGGATCAGGCTGGGAAGTATCCGCTGCGGCTTGTCCTGATCGATAAAAATGCTTTCCATCTGCGTAAAGTATTAATGTTTAGACCGGCCGTTACGAATGAAGAAATACGGATTCCGCTGACTAAGCTGTTTCCGGACGGTGTTGAACTGGTGCAGGCCATCGTCTCCAGCATCCGTGCGGAAGAAAAAAAGCTGATGTATGTGAATCCTTCGGGAGTGGAGCAGGAGATGAACTATGATGTGCTTGTTGTAGCAGCGGGCAGTGTGATCCGTCAGCCTGATCCTGAACAGGGCGGAATTCCGCTCACTTCACTGGAAAATGCTCAGAAAATCCGCAGCAAATGGCTTAGAAATCTGGAATTAGCCGCTGCTGAAATTGAACCGGGAGAACGCGATCGACTGCTGCAAATTGCCATTGCGGGAGCTGGAATCAGTGGTATGGAGACTGCGGCAGAGCTGGCTTATTACGCCCGCAAGGATGCGGAACGGCTGGGACTTGACCCTCAAGCTGTAAAGATCGACCTGTACAATGCAAATGAGCGTCTCTTTCCGGACGGTCCGGCCAAAGTAGGATTGAGACTGGAGCATATCCTCCGGGACATCGGTATAACTACTCTGCATAATAAACGTGTGATCAAAGAAGAGAATGGGGTATTATGGTTATCAGACGGTGAGCGCCGGCCTGCAGGTTTATGCATCTGGACGCTCGGACTGCAGCCTAATCCTAGGATATCAGCAATCGGGGTGCCAGTAACGTCAGAAGGCTATGTACAGGTTGACGACAGTTACAGGGTAGCAGATATGCCGGGTGTATACAGTATCGGTGACTGTGCCAGAATTACAGACCCTGTAAGCGGCCATGTCGACGGCAAAACCTGCAAGGAAGCGATTCCCCAAGCGGCCCGGCTTGCCAAAATCATACTGGCAGATCTCGAGGGTCACCAGGCACCGGTCCATGAAAGCTATATGAATTTGTTCTGCATCGGACTAGGTCCCGATAAAGGCTTAACCTGGGTGAATAAATGGGGACTAGATTTTGTGATCACAGGGAAATTGAGCTGGAAAATTAAGAAATATACTTGGGATACAGCGAGCATGCTGACAACGACTTAA
- a CDS encoding alanyl-tRNA editing protein, whose translation MTDKLYYESAYIQEWETKVSRIEEKADGLYLVLEQTAFYPHGGGQPCDTGTIGGIPVLDVILEEGEVFHKVDSLPGGAEVSCKIDWERRFDHMQQHSGQHLLSAVFRELCGAMTLSFHLGTDYATIDVELTELSPARMLEVEAEVNRQIVLNRSITSYFVSGEELAQLPLVKQPTVTENIRIVEIEGIEYNACGGTHVPSTGAIGMIKLLRADKQKGNIRVTFKCGGRALAEFNDNVRILNALSVKFNTGKDEIVDRIEKMELEQKQLQLELAALKEQNDGYAANELLAAQEQGNRIIAQTYEQKSLKDLQSLAAKLTALTDLPVLLLSAAENKLVFAQSGNAGLSCGAFFKEHLSSFGGKGGGSDKLAQAGFTDYEQAQAFYEFVKQQ comes from the coding sequence ATGACTGATAAATTATATTACGAATCAGCTTATATTCAGGAATGGGAGACAAAGGTCAGCCGGATTGAGGAAAAAGCAGACGGGCTTTATCTCGTTCTGGAGCAGACGGCCTTCTACCCGCATGGCGGCGGACAGCCGTGCGATACCGGGACCATCGGCGGAATTCCGGTGCTGGATGTCATTCTGGAGGAGGGCGAAGTATTCCACAAAGTGGACAGCCTTCCGGGAGGCGCAGAAGTCAGCTGTAAAATCGACTGGGAGCGCAGATTCGATCACATGCAGCAGCACAGCGGCCAGCATCTTCTGTCGGCGGTGTTCCGTGAGCTGTGCGGGGCAATGACGTTAAGCTTCCACCTCGGAACCGATTATGCGACGATCGATGTGGAACTGACTGAGCTGTCACCGGCCCGGATGCTGGAAGTGGAGGCTGAGGTTAACCGGCAGATTGTTCTGAACCGCAGCATCACCAGCTATTTCGTGAGCGGGGAAGAGCTGGCTCAATTGCCGCTGGTGAAGCAGCCTACAGTAACCGAGAATATCCGGATCGTGGAAATTGAAGGCATCGAATATAATGCCTGCGGCGGCACCCATGTCCCGTCTACCGGAGCGATCGGGATGATCAAGCTGCTGAGAGCGGACAAGCAAAAGGGCAATATCCGGGTGACCTTCAAATGCGGCGGACGCGCATTGGCCGAGTTCAACGACAATGTGCGGATTCTGAATGCCTTATCCGTCAAGTTCAACACCGGTAAAGACGAGATAGTAGACCGGATTGAAAAAATGGAGCTGGAGCAGAAGCAGCTTCAACTTGAACTGGCTGCGCTTAAAGAGCAAAATGACGGTTACGCAGCAAATGAACTGCTGGCCGCACAGGAGCAAGGTAACCGGATCATCGCGCAGACTTATGAGCAGAAGTCACTTAAGGATCTGCAGAGCCTCGCAGCCAAGCTGACTGCGCTGACCGATCTGCCGGTGCTGCTGCTGTCCGCAGCCGAGAATAAGCTGGTATTCGCGCAGAGCGGAAATGCCGGGCTGTCCTGCGGTGCCTTCTTTAAGGAGCACCTAAGCAGCTTCGGCGGCAAGGGCGGCGGCAGCGATAAGCTGGCCCAGGCCGGCTTTACGGACTATGAGCAGGCCCAGGCTTTTTATGAATTTGTAAAACAGCAGTAA
- a CDS encoding YfiT family bacillithiol transferase, with the protein MERDLRYPIGTFEFTGEITDSVTAEWIKEIEELPERLREAVKDLNDEQLDTPYRPGGWTVRQVIHHVADSHMNALIRFKLALTEDKPVIKPYEEAKWAELPDYALPVEPSLLLIETLHKRWVTVLRELTPADLEKTFIHPESGTVSLGRNIGIYAWHGKHHLAHITSLCTRKGW; encoded by the coding sequence ATGGAGAGAGATTTGCGATATCCGATTGGCACATTTGAGTTTACCGGGGAGATTACTGATAGTGTTACAGCGGAGTGGATTAAAGAGATCGAAGAATTGCCGGAACGGTTACGGGAGGCTGTAAAAGATTTAAACGATGAACAGCTGGATACTCCGTACCGGCCGGGTGGCTGGACGGTGCGTCAGGTTATCCATCATGTTGCAGACAGTCATATGAATGCATTAATCCGCTTCAAATTGGCTCTTACAGAAGACAAGCCGGTAATTAAGCCCTATGAGGAAGCAAAATGGGCTGAGCTCCCGGACTATGCCTTACCGGTTGAGCCTTCTCTTCTGCTCATTGAGACCTTACATAAGCGCTGGGTTACCGTTTTACGTGAATTGACTCCAGCCGATCTGGAAAAGACTTTTATCCATCCGGAATCCGGCACTGTTTCATTAGGCAGAAACATCGGCATCTACGCCTGGCACGGCAAGCATCATCTTGCCCATATTACCTCGTTATGTACACGCAAGGGCTGGTAA
- a CDS encoding FtsX-like permease family protein, producing the protein MFLNILKKDLRRKRTMNIVLFVLITLATSLVASGTNLMYTTSSAIGYFIDQSKVADHNVMIPNTPENRKKITDWADAQAVVGKVFPELQISVTSQQIRLPAGREGFASNFVLLLSTVPDQVNLIFDQEDQRFTLNPGEIGIPVAVRNATGVKPGDSLTIDINGLSKTLRVTEIFKDAYMGADLMGLKRLVLSPQDFADFQSTLAEDALTVQYSFTAAEGVESAAVTAAFAKEDLPATFQLEKGLVRTSFLTDQIISAMLFVISLFLIFIAFLTLRFTIVSTLQDDYREIGVMKAIGFKNGPIKRLYLAKYLGLAVTGGTVGLMASFPLSALMSRKTSEYIILPGGIANIIISIASAVAIVLLTLLFCVLCMRKINKASAIDAIRQGHTGERFRPSRSIHLHRSKRLHPMLFLALSDVLNRLRSYTTLILTFILSTAIIIIPINLTNTILSPKFISYLGTTEADFYTKAIVADKSLTEIRQELSKVEQQFKEQHYDVSLSLEYTALTKYISDDGESNRSISGTKNEPLSELEYLQGSAPRLANEIAITSIMSEVYLKKPGDPIVFEIDGKQHSFLITGIFQAISNEGYMVRLAEEFYPQMTTSYMITGMINAPDKDKAAITREMKQSFSQYEIKVANEMLEDVIGSFMGQLKGIINLLTVIVCIITFFITSLFVRLLITKEIQGIAVMKSLGFTDGLIRLWQVLRIMILLAGSLIAGVLGANILGERLFSFVFRMFGLTELHFQIMPLQVYVLYPLLILAVVVMAVYTSCGQIKTIHVWNMNKE; encoded by the coding sequence GTGTTTCTAAACATTCTAAAAAAGGATCTGCGGCGCAAAAGAACGATGAATATCGTACTGTTCGTACTGATCACACTGGCTACATCGCTGGTGGCGAGCGGAACGAACCTGATGTACACTACCTCGTCGGCCATCGGGTATTTTATCGATCAGAGTAAAGTAGCCGATCACAATGTCATGATTCCGAATACACCGGAGAACCGGAAAAAGATTACAGACTGGGCGGATGCTCAGGCCGTAGTCGGGAAGGTGTTCCCTGAGCTGCAGATCAGCGTGACCAGTCAGCAGATCAGGCTGCCGGCAGGGCGGGAGGGCTTTGCCAGTAATTTTGTGCTTTTACTGTCAACCGTCCCGGATCAGGTAAATCTGATTTTCGATCAGGAGGATCAGCGCTTTACACTTAACCCCGGAGAGATCGGCATCCCGGTAGCCGTCAGAAACGCAACAGGTGTAAAGCCTGGTGACAGCCTTACGATTGATATTAATGGCCTCTCCAAAACCCTCAGGGTAACGGAAATCTTCAAGGATGCCTATATGGGCGCCGACCTGATGGGGCTGAAGCGGCTGGTCCTTTCACCGCAGGATTTTGCTGATTTTCAGAGTACGCTTGCAGAAGATGCGCTTACGGTTCAATATAGCTTCACGGCTGCTGAGGGAGTGGAATCGGCGGCGGTCACGGCTGCTTTTGCCAAGGAGGATCTGCCTGCGACCTTTCAGCTGGAAAAAGGGCTGGTACGGACATCTTTTCTGACCGATCAGATTATTTCCGCCATGCTGTTTGTAATCAGCCTGTTTCTGATCTTCATTGCCTTTTTGACCCTGCGGTTTACGATCGTATCTACGCTGCAGGATGACTACAGGGAGATTGGAGTCATGAAGGCCATCGGCTTCAAGAACGGGCCTATTAAACGGCTCTACCTGGCTAAATACCTGGGGCTCGCGGTTACCGGGGGAACTGTCGGGCTGATGGCCAGCTTTCCGCTAAGTGCTCTTATGTCCCGTAAAACCTCAGAGTATATTATCCTGCCCGGCGGTATCGCCAACATTATTATTTCCATTGCCAGCGCAGTCGCAATTGTTCTGCTGACTCTGCTGTTCTGTGTGCTGTGCATGCGCAAAATCAATAAAGCCTCGGCCATCGACGCGATCAGACAGGGCCATACAGGTGAACGCTTCCGGCCTTCCCGCAGTATTCATCTTCACCGCAGCAAGCGGCTGCATCCGATGCTGTTTTTGGCGCTGAGTGATGTTTTGAACCGGCTCAGAAGCTATACTACGCTTATTCTTACATTCATTCTGAGTACAGCCATTATCATTATTCCGATCAATCTGACCAATACGATCCTCAGTCCGAAATTTATAAGCTATCTGGGCACAACGGAAGCGGATTTCTATACCAAAGCCATCGTGGCCGATAAATCGCTGACAGAGATCCGCCAGGAGCTGTCGAAGGTTGAGCAGCAGTTTAAGGAACAGCATTATGATGTGAGCCTCTCCCTGGAGTATACAGCCTTGACCAAGTATATTTCAGATGACGGGGAGAGCAACCGGAGTATTTCCGGTACCAAAAATGAACCGCTGTCCGAGCTTGAATATCTGCAGGGCTCTGCCCCGAGATTAGCAAATGAAATTGCGATAACCAGCATCATGTCGGAAGTCTATCTAAAAAAACCGGGCGATCCTATTGTATTTGAAATTGACGGCAAGCAGCATTCTTTTCTGATTACCGGTATTTTTCAGGCCATCTCTAATGAAGGTTATATGGTCAGGCTGGCCGAGGAATTCTACCCGCAGATGACGACTTCTTATATGATTACCGGCATGATTAATGCACCGGATAAGGACAAAGCGGCAATTACCAGGGAAATGAAGCAGTCCTTTAGCCAATATGAAATTAAAGTCGCTAATGAGATGCTGGAAGATGTGATCGGCAGCTTTATGGGCCAGCTGAAGGGCATCATCAACCTGCTTACGGTTATCGTGTGCATCATTACCTTTTTCATTACCAGCCTGTTCGTGCGCTTGCTGATAACCAAAGAGATTCAGGGGATTGCGGTCATGAAAAGCCTCGGCTTCACCGACGGCCTGATCCGGCTATGGCAAGTTCTGCGGATAATGATTCTGCTTGCAGGCTCGCTGATTGCGGGTGTGCTGGGAGCCAATATACTTGGGGAACGCTTGTTCAGCTTTGTCTTCCGGATGTTCGGGCTTACCGAGCTTCACTTTCAGATTATGCCGCTGCAAGTGTATGTGCTGTATCCGCTGCTCATTCTTGCTGTAGTTGTGATGGCCGTGTATACAAGCTGCGGGCAAATTAAAACCATTCATGTCTGGAATATGAATAAAGAATAA
- a CDS encoding ABC transporter ATP-binding protein codes for MSTILEVTNLCKTYIVNKSQHNVLRNINFTLHEGEFVSIMGPSGSGKSTLLYTVSGMDRLTAGEVLFNRKQLSQLKQNEIADVRLHEMGFIFQQMYMLGNLSVYDNIILSGYQSIKGKGDNRSRSDVNEYADKLMRKLGIIEIAGHDIAEVSGGQLQRACICRALINAPKMLFADEPTGALNSKAAKEVMEELCRINREGTTIMIVTHDVKVAAQTDKVLYMVDGNIQGELKLGKFVESEGVRERERRLNEWLMEQGW; via the coding sequence ATGAGTACTATACTTGAAGTTACCAATCTGTGCAAAACGTATATCGTGAACAAAAGCCAGCATAATGTCCTACGGAATATTAATTTTACGCTGCATGAGGGTGAGTTCGTATCGATCATGGGCCCGTCCGGATCGGGCAAGTCTACCTTGCTCTATACGGTCAGCGGGATGGACCGCTTGACGGCGGGAGAAGTGCTGTTTAACCGGAAGCAGCTGTCACAGCTTAAACAGAATGAGATAGCGGATGTCCGGCTGCATGAGATGGGGTTTATTTTTCAGCAAATGTATATGCTTGGAAATCTGTCAGTCTATGATAATATCATATTATCCGGCTACCAATCGATTAAGGGCAAAGGGGATAACCGCAGCCGCAGTGATGTTAATGAGTATGCCGACAAGCTGATGCGGAAGCTCGGAATAATCGAAATTGCCGGACATGATATTGCCGAGGTATCGGGCGGACAATTGCAGCGGGCCTGCATCTGCCGGGCGCTAATCAACGCTCCCAAAATGCTGTTTGCCGATGAACCGACCGGAGCACTCAACTCCAAAGCCGCCAAAGAAGTAATGGAAGAGCTCTGCCGGATTAACCGGGAAGGTACGACGATCATGATCGTCACCCATGATGTGAAGGTGGCGGCGCAGACGGATAAGGTTCTGTATATGGTGGACGGCAACATCCAGGGCGAGCTGAAGCTGGGCAAATTCGTTGAGTCGGAGGGCGTAAGGGAACGGGAGCGCCGGCTGAATGAATGGCTGATGGAGCAGGGCTGGTAG